TCCTCGTACTCGGGTTCGGGCGCGGTCAGCGGCCCGGCGGACAGCGAGGGCAGCGGTCTCGGGTACTCCTCCCCCACCCCCAGCGGCGCGGCCAGGGCGTCGGCGAAGGCGGCGGCGATCTTGAGTTCGCCGCGCACGTTGGGGTTGGTCGCGTCCCAGTTGTCGTGGACCGGGGCGTACTCCTTGGCGACCTGGGCGACGACCACGGGCGAGGTACCGGAGGTGAGCTGCTCGGCGAGGTCGACCAGGCCCATGTTGAAGCGCTCGATCTCGCCGTTGACCCGGGTGTCGTCGGCACTGCCCTCCACGTCGGGGAGCTCGCCGACCACGAAGCGGGCGTCCCCCAGCACCACCCGCACCGTGGAGACGGTCTCGGCGATGCCGTCGAGGGCGTGGTCGGCGCTGCCGCCGGAGAGGATGTCCTCGGTCCCGGCGAGGAGGAGCAGGTACTGGGGTTCGTGCTCGGCGGCGATCTGGGCGATGTCGGCGGACAGGTCCCGGGCGGTGGCGCCCCAGCGGGCGGCGTGGGCGGTGTCGAAGTCGGGCACGGCGTAGCTGTGGTCGCCGGAGCCCTCCTCGTCGGCGAGGGAGTGCAGGTCGTCGCGGGGGCCGACGAATGCGAACTCCACGTCCTGCTCGGACAGGTGCGACCACAGGTGGTAGCGCCAGGTGTGGTCGCCGCTGCTGCCCTGGGTGGCGGAGTCGCCCACCATCATGATGCGCAGCTCGCCGTCGGGCGGGCCGGGGACGGAGACCGGTTCGTCGGCGAGCTCGCCCTGGTCACCGCCGACCCCGCCGGAGCCGGTCTGCAGGAGCAGCAGGGTAACGGCCATGGCCGCGAGCATCACGCCGAGCAGGCCCAGGGGGCCGGGCTCGAAGCGGGAACCGGGCCGCTGTAGGCCGGGGGCACGCCAGGCCAGGCGACGCCAGGGGGCCGCGGTGAGCCAGTAGGGGGCGCGCTCGGACCACCGGCTCCGCCAGGAGGCCTGTTCGGAATCCTGATCCTGGTCCGGATCCTGGCCCTGGCTCCGCTCCGGCTTCGCTGCTTCGGCGGTGCCCTCGTCCGCACGCCCCTCCGGGGCCTTCGCGGCCCTCGGATCCTTCGGGGGTCGTTCTTCCACTCCTTCGGGGACGGCCCTGTCCTCGGGGGTGGCGTCCTCGCCCGGGTCCTGCACCATGCCCCATCTCTCGCCGCCGCGCCTCGCGGGTAGTTACAGGTTCCTGTTCGACACCGACGCGCCATTACTCCTCGTCGGGCGACCAGGGGGCAGGCGCTCGCCAGACCAGACTAGAACTGGTTATATGGAGGCCGTCAACCTTCTGACCCAGTCGGGTTCAGCGGTACCGAGCCGAAAGGCCCCCTCCCGTGATCGGACTCCTGGTCGCGCTGCTCTCCGCAGTGGTCTACACGATCGGCCTGACCGTGGAACAGCGTGCGCTGCACGGCTCCGAGTCGATCTCGATCAACCGTCCTCTTCACCTGGCCAGAGTACTGCTGGGTAACCCGCGCTGGGTGTTCGGCTGCGTCTTCGCCGCCCTGGGCAGTGTGGGTCTGATCGTCTCCCTCGGTCTGGCCCCGGTGTCGGTCGCCCAACCGGCCTTCGCCGCCGGTGTGGCAAGCACGCTGCTGTTCATCACGCTGGTGATGGGTGAGCGGATCACCAAGGGTGAGTACGTGGCGCTGGGCGTCATGCCGGTGGCCCTGGGCCTGCTCAGCCTTTCCACCGTGGACGGCGCCGAGACCGGGACCACCGCGAACACCCCGCTGCTGGTGATCGTCAGCGTGGTGACGGTCGTGGCCTGCGTGGCCGCGATGGGTTTCGTGGGCGGCCGGGGCAAGTACGTCTCCGCCGCCGCGATGGGCGCCGCCGCCGGGCTCGCCCAGGGCAGCGCGGGGCTCCAGGGCAAGGGGCTGGGCGGCCTGCTCGCCGACAACGGCTTCCTCGCCGCGATCGTGCCCGCCCTGCTCTCGCCCTACCCCTACCTGTACGCGCTGGGCTGGGCGGTGGGCATCGTGCTCTTCCAGACCTCGATGCAACGCTCCCGGGCCTCCATCACCGCACCGGTGTCCAACGTGGTCGGCAACGTGTTCGTGGTGGTGGTCGGCACTTTGCTCTTCGGCGAACAGCTGCCCGAGGACCCGCTCCTGCTGGCGCTGCGTGTGGGCGGCTTCGCGCTGACCCTGGTCGTGGTGGTCCTGGTGCGCGGCAACGTGGCCCAGGCCGAGGCCGACACCACCCGGCTGCGCGAGGAACGCGCTCCCGCCGGGGCCGAGTAGCCCGGGCCGCCCGGAATCAGCAGGGGCCCGCATCCTGAACTGCTCCCAGTTCTCGGACGCGGGCCCCTCGTTGTGCCTGTGCTGGACTGCCCGGGCTGGCGCACCCGGGCAGCCGGAACCGGGCGCCGGTCAGCCAGCTCGAACCAGTCGGCGCGGCTCTAGGCGGCGACGGAGACGGCCTGGCGCAGGCCGGGCGCGGCGATGTCCGCCCAGGCGCGCACGACACTCTCGGGCTGGTGGGTCTCGTCCTCGGCCAGGATCAGGCCGGGCTCGGCCACCCAGGCGCCCAGGTCGGCCAGGAGGACGCGCAGGTCCTCCTCGATTCCGTGGCTGTTACGCAGATCCTCGACGACCGCCAGCGGGACCGCGACGGTGTGGCCCAGGCCCAGCTCGGGCAGCCGGTCCAGGAAGACCTTGAGCAGTCCGGTGTAGGTGCCGTGCACCTGCGGGGAGGCCACCAGGAGCACGTCACTCCGGCGGACCCGCTCCAGGGCGTCGCTCACGGAGGCGGCGGACTCGGCGAGCAGGTCCGGGCCGAGCTCGGCCAGGTCGATGACCTCGGGGGTCGAGGTGACCCCGGCGCGGGCGGCGACCTCGGCGGCGGCGCGCAGGGCGGCGGTGTGCACGGAGGACTGGGACTTGGGGGCGGCGACGAGCACGGTGAAGCGAGTCATAGCGGAGAACTCCTGGGTTCGGTCAGAGCGAGCCGGGATCGACCGGAAGGGAACGCGGGGGGCGGTGATCGGATTCGTTGACACCGGAGGAGGACCGTCGTTCCTCATGAACCGGGACTGAGCGGGACTTCGTCGTCCGGGGCTCGTGTGCGTCGGCTCAGGCGGGGTGCTCACACGGACCGGGAAGTGGTCCGGGACCCAAGTGGGAAAGATGAGCGTCCGGTGTCTGCGTAAAAGCCAGGGGCACGGGTCAGAACCGTGGCGCGGGGCTCGTGGGCCCCGCAAGGCGCTAGCTACAACAGAGCGCGCTCGCCTGCTGTCTCAGATCGACATGCAGGCGCTGGACAAGCAGCTCACCGGCGGACATGTCTCCATCATGATGCGGCCCGGCCGCTATCGTCAATGCGTGCCGCCACCCCTCCTTGGGGGGTGTCGGGCTCCGCGGGTGCCGGTCCACCTCGCGGACAAGCGTCCCAGGGAGCGGGATCACCCTGTCTCCCCTGGGAATACGTGGCCTGACGGGGGTGCGCACGACCCCCGCCGAACCCCCCGGCCGCGCGAATGTAATTTACGACACACAACGCCCGACACCCCCGCCCGACGGCGGTACCTCCAGACACAGGGAGACCCCCAGACATGGCCCACACACCCCTCACCCTGACCGGCGCGCGCGTCGTGACGGCCGACGGAACCCACGAAGGCTGGGTCCGGGTCGAGCACGGCAGGGTGGCCGAGCTCGGCACCGGCGAACCCGGCGGCCCCGGCGCGGGCGACCGGCACGACGTCGGCGGACGACTGGTCGTACCGGGGCTGGTCGACACCCATATCCACGGCGGGGCGGGGCACGCCTTCCCCGAGGCCGACCCGGAGGGCGTGCGCGAGATCGTCGCCTTCAACCGCCGGGCCGGGGTGACCTCCCTGGTCGGCGGGTTGGTCGCGGCCACCCCCGAGAGCACGCTGCGGCAGGTCTCGGCGCTGGCCGAGCTGTGCGACTCGGGCGAGCTGGCCGGGATCTACCTGGAGGGCCCCTTCATCGCGCGCTCCAAGTGCGGGGCGCACGACCCGGACCTGCTGCGCGACCCGGACACCTCCGAGTTCGACGCCTGGCTCAAGGCGGGGCGCGGGCACGTCCGGATGATCACGGTGGCCCCGGAACTGCCCGGAGCCCTGGACCTGATCGGCGCGGCACGCTCCTGCGGGGTGGTCGCGGCGGTCGGGCACACGGAGGCCAGTTACGAGCAGACCCTCGCCGCGATCGAGGCGGGGGCGACCGTGGCCACACATATCTACAACGCGATGCGGCCGCTGAACCACCGCGACCCGGGGCCGATCGCGGCGGTACTCGGCGACGAGCGGGTGACGGTGGAGCTGATCCTGGACAACGTGCACGTCCACCCGGGGGCCGCGCGCCTGGTCTTCGACGCAGCCGGGCCCGGACGGGTGTCGCTGGTGACCGACGCGATGTCGGCGACCGGTCTGGGCGACGGCGAGTACACCCTGGGCGATCTCCGGGTCCGGGTCCGAGGCGGCGAGGCACGCCTCGTGGAGAACGGGGCGATCGCCTCCAGCACGATCGTGCTCCCCCAGGCCGTGCGCAACGCGGTCGCCGTGGGCGTGCCGGTGGACCGGGCCGTGCACTCGGCCTCCTCCGTCCCGGCGGCGGCGCTCGGGCTCTCCGGCACGGGACGGATCGAGGTCGGGGGCCACGCCGACCTCGTCGTTCTGGAGGAGGACCTCTCGGTCTCCGAGGTGATGTACCGAGGCGACTGGATTTCGGACAGTTCGGCGCCCTAACGGCGTGTCGTGAGCACGGTACGGATTAGTAACTTGACCCTGAGCGACAATTACGGACAGGGCGTCGAGGAAAGCACCGTGCCTGACACGAAAGGATCCGCCATGGCTCAGTCGAGACAGGCCAACGACCAGCAGCCGACCCGCGTGCCCTCCGAGGAGCGTGAGCACCTCGGCAAGCTCGCCAGCGAACTGTCCCGCTACGAAGTCCAGTCGGAGGTGATGGACGACCCCGCCCTGTGCCTGCGGGTGCGCAACCCGTCCTCCGCCTACGCGGTCGAGGACGTGATCTGCGAGCGGCGCGAACACGACTTCGCGTTCATCGCCTCGTTCGGTGTCCACCTGGGCAACAGCGGGAGCGTGTCACTCACCGCCCACAAGGTCGCGTGGCTGGTGGGAGCGACCAAGGAGTAGGAAGCCGGACAACGGGGGCGGCGCCGGCGGGCACCGCCCCCGTCGGGCGCCTCCCCCGGGTCTTGGTACCTTCACCAAAAGCCGCCGGACGAACAGGACCCCTCGTGCTCAACTTCCGCTACGGGCTCCACCCCGTTGACCAGACCTTCTTCGAGACCGCACCTATGCGCTGGAGAGTGGGCCTGGAACTGGCGGCCGCCCCCGACGAGGTCTGGGCGGGCCTGACCGCGCCCCGCCCGCTGTCCTGGTGCCGTGCGCTCTCCGACGTGCACTACACCTCAGAGGCCCCCTACGGCACGGACACCACCCGCGAGGCCACCGTGCTCGGCACGTACCGGATGCACGAGCAGTTCTTCCGCTGGGACGAGAGCGAACGCCGCAAGTCCTTCTACGCCGACGCGGCCACCCTCCCCGTCTTCAGCTCCTTCGCCGAGGACTACCACGTGCTCCCCTTCGACGGCGGCAGCAAGCTCGTGTGGTCCTTCGCCTTCGCCCCGTGGAAGGGCATGGACAGCGCCATGCAGCTGGGCACACCGCTCATGGAGACCCTGCTCGCCTCCCTCGTCAAGGACACCCGAAACCACTTCGGCCCCCTGACCGAGGTCCACCGGCCCTGAACCCGGCCCTTCCGCGCCGGACGCCCGGCGGTTAGGCTCGGTCACGGTCTGCCGAGGGTGGTCCGACAACACCCCTGTCCGGACCACCGTGACCGCACACCCTTCGGCGGAGGCAGAGCACATGGAGTACGTCAAGCTGGGCCGGACGGGCTTGGACGTCTCGCGCGTCACCCTCGGCTGCATGAGCTACGGAGACCCCGGGAGGGGACGCCACGACTGGACCCTCGACGAGGAGACCAGCAGGCCGTTCATCCGCCAGGCCCTCGACGCGGGCGTCAACTTCTTCGACACCGCCAACACCTACTCGGACGGCCACAGCGAGGAGATCGTCGGCCGTGCGCTGGCCGAGTACGCCGACCGCGACGAGATCGTCCTGGCCACCAAGGTGTTCACGCCGATGCGCCGGAACCGCCCCAACGGCGGCGGGCTCTCGCGCAAGAACATCATGGCCGAGATCGACCACAGCCTGCGGCGGCTGGGCACCGACTACGTGGACCTCTACCAGCTCCACCGCTTCGACCCCGCCACCCCGCTGGAGGAGACCGTCGAAGCCCTACACGACGTGGTGAAGGCGGGCAAGGCCCGCTACGTGGGTGCCTCCTCGATGTACGCCTGGCAGTTCGCCAAGGCCCTGCGCGTGGCCGACGTCAACGGCTGGACCCGGTTCGCCACCATGCAGAACCACTACAACCTGC
This DNA window, taken from Nocardiopsis exhalans, encodes the following:
- a CDS encoding GDSL family lipase is translated as MVQDPGEDATPEDRAVPEGVEERPPKDPRAAKAPEGRADEGTAEAAKPERSQGQDPDQDQDSEQASWRSRWSERAPYWLTAAPWRRLAWRAPGLQRPGSRFEPGPLGLLGVMLAAMAVTLLLLQTGSGGVGGDQGELADEPVSVPGPPDGELRIMMVGDSATQGSSGDHTWRYHLWSHLSEQDVEFAFVGPRDDLHSLADEEGSGDHSYAVPDFDTAHAARWGATARDLSADIAQIAAEHEPQYLLLLAGTEDILSGGSADHALDGIAETVSTVRVVLGDARFVVGELPDVEGSADDTRVNGEIERFNMGLVDLAEQLTSGTSPVVVAQVAKEYAPVHDNWDATNPNVRGELKIAAAFADALAAPLGVGEEYPRPLPSLSAGPLTAPEPEYEETDDGLLLSWENVPGATDYRVVQRRVAPAPDDAAVIPADIESDEEQRFLTIESLFSGARYEFVVRPYKGRDEGAESEPLQLVWDDEPPPAPDWVRTHGGGSVVTWQDVPEAGHYEVWVRVLECGPDDRRPPADGRRAPADNRGLTGGDNTGNPTTDDQETPGGGGDPGGEGPRPTPSSPPEAPRPEPDPTPEPSVPAVPPPSPGTTCQPRDDRGPEDGEGWRTLGSVGEDPRWAATVSGPYEVVIRSYRDYVEGGYSDSVLLEG
- a CDS encoding NADPH-dependent FMN reductase; translated protein: MTRFTVLVAAPKSQSSVHTAALRAAAEVAARAGVTSTPEVIDLAELGPDLLAESAASVSDALERVRRSDVLLVASPQVHGTYTGLLKVFLDRLPELGLGHTVAVPLAVVEDLRNSHGIEEDLRVLLADLGAWVAEPGLILAEDETHQPESVVRAWADIAAPGLRQAVSVAA
- the nagA gene encoding N-acetylglucosamine-6-phosphate deacetylase — translated: MAHTPLTLTGARVVTADGTHEGWVRVEHGRVAELGTGEPGGPGAGDRHDVGGRLVVPGLVDTHIHGGAGHAFPEADPEGVREIVAFNRRAGVTSLVGGLVAATPESTLRQVSALAELCDSGELAGIYLEGPFIARSKCGAHDPDLLRDPDTSEFDAWLKAGRGHVRMITVAPELPGALDLIGAARSCGVVAAVGHTEASYEQTLAAIEAGATVATHIYNAMRPLNHRDPGPIAAVLGDERVTVELILDNVHVHPGAARLVFDAAGPGRVSLVTDAMSATGLGDGEYTLGDLRVRVRGGEARLVENGAIASSTIVLPQAVRNAVAVGVPVDRAVHSASSVPAAALGLSGTGRIEVGGHADLVVLEEDLSVSEVMYRGDWISDSSAP
- a CDS encoding SRPBCC family protein, with the protein product MLNFRYGLHPVDQTFFETAPMRWRVGLELAAAPDEVWAGLTAPRPLSWCRALSDVHYTSEAPYGTDTTREATVLGTYRMHEQFFRWDESERRKSFYADAATLPVFSSFAEDYHVLPFDGGSKLVWSFAFAPWKGMDSAMQLGTPLMETLLASLVKDTRNHFGPLTEVHRP
- a CDS encoding aldo/keto reductase, whose amino-acid sequence is MEYVKLGRTGLDVSRVTLGCMSYGDPGRGRHDWTLDEETSRPFIRQALDAGVNFFDTANTYSDGHSEEIVGRALAEYADRDEIVLATKVFTPMRRNRPNGGGLSRKNIMAEIDHSLRRLGTDYVDLYQLHRFDPATPLEETVEALHDVVKAGKARYVGASSMYAWQFAKALRVADVNGWTRFATMQNHYNLLYREEEREMLPLCADEGIGVIPWSPLARGLLTREWGTETARTRGDVFGGTLYREEDRSIVDAVGRIAEKRGVPRAQVALAWVSRNPAVTSPIIGATKPRHLTDAVESLGIELTDDEAHELERHYTPRPVVGF